The Papaver somniferum cultivar HN1 chromosome 3, ASM357369v1, whole genome shotgun sequence genome includes a region encoding these proteins:
- the LOC113360823 gene encoding uncharacterized protein LOC113360823, translated as MIIIVLELSEYAPIRHTCLSKASSTVNGSTTNSRLRTATPSSWMRSKLQFLVVETSKKSYWLRLELNTMLIHCPCNDCNTEDCWLSIEQGLERWKGCIIHYI; from the exons atgattattatagtATTGGAGCTTTCAGAGTATGCACCTATTAG ACATACATGTTTAAGTAAGGCTTCATCCACGGTCAATGGAAGCACCACGAACTCAAGGTTGAGGACAGCAACACCCTCCTCTTGGATGAGAAGCAAGTTGCAGTTTTTGGTTGTAGAAACCTCGAAGAAATCCTATTGGTTGAGACTGGAGCTGAATACAATGTTGATTCACTGTCCATGCAATGACTG CAACACAGAAGACTGTTGGCTGTCCATCGAGCAAGGACTGGAGAGGTGGAAGGGATGCATCATTCATTATATTTAA
- the LOC113358882 gene encoding uncharacterized protein LOC113358882, which produces MTAPTVEEEIHYPINTTAEPEPIRHGNKKKNLTSDVKRRILEKLMQESTYGRLHKGVITDTAARFKVSFRTVSRLWHDAKLENANGDVVDISSKMVNIVGRKRIQLDLHRIKLIPLCKWTTIRGIAHALKLSTTTVHRRIKDGYLRPHSNALRPGLTDANKIARVNFCLKMIDKGMTQSSNSFIDMLDQIHIVEKWFYITRRAQKYYLNVEEEKPLRTCESKKFITKIMFLTGVARRRLGFDAKIGIWPFVVKEAAKRSSKNRKAGTMETKAMKSVEKEVMRCFLIEKLLPAIKKKWSFNNYNKIFIQQDNAKPHVHENDIKIMEAVRSYGLDIELLCQPQNNPDLNVLDLGFFSAISALHHTDAPTTLYEFIASVTRAFENFSVEDANNVFITLQSYMKKILRIKGGIHYKIPRMHKWRLIRDGQLPNALECDPQVLNEAREFMREYEIMHESSSDDKVKRDK; this is translated from the exons ATGACTGCTCCTACCg TGGAGGAAGAGATACACTATCCCATTAACACCACCGCAGAACCAGAACCTATTCGCCatggaaataagaagaagaatttaaccTCTGATGTGAAGAGAAGGATTCTTGAAAAATTGATGCAAGAAAGCACATATGGGAGACTTCACAAGGGAGTTATCACTGATActgccgctcggtttaaagttaGTTTTAGAACTGTTTCGAGATTATGGCATGATGCTAAACTGGAAAATGCAAATGGAGATGTGGTTGATATCTCTTCTAAGATGGTCAATATAGTTGGTAGAAAGAGAATTCAATTAGATTTACATAGAATTAAGTTGATACCTCTTTGCAAATGGACAACAATTAGAGGAATAGCACACGCACTAAAATTGTCAACCACAACAGTACATCGACGAATCAAGGATGGATATCTTCGACCACATTCAAATGCCTTGAGGCCGGGACTTACGGATGCAAACAAGATAGCAAGGGTGAATTTTTGCTTAAAAATGATAGACAAAGGTATGACCCAATCTTCAAATTCATTCATTGACATGTTGGATCAAATTCATATAGTTGAAAAATGGTTTTACATTACAAGAAGAGCACAAAAGTATTATCTTAATGTCGAAGAAGAAAAGCCTTTACGCACGTGTGAAAGTAAAAAATTTATCACTAAAATTATGTTTTTAACGGGCGTGGCTCGTCGTCGCTTGGGTTTTGATGCTAAGATCGGAATATGGCCTTTTGTTGTTAAAGAAGCCGCAAAAAGGAGCAGCAAAAACCGCAAAGCTGGCACAATGGAAACCAAGGCCATGAAATCTGTTGAAAAAGAGGTTATGAGGTGTTTTTTGATTGAGAAATTGTTGCCTGCTATCAAGAAGAAATGGTCGTtcaataattataataaaatcttTATACAACAAGATAATGCAAAACCACATGTCCACGAGAATGATATAAAAATTATGGAAGCGGTTAGAAGTTACGGGTTAGATATCGAGTTGTTGTGTCAACCTCAAAACAACCCCGACTTGAATGTTTTAGACCTTGGGTTCTTCAGCGCTATATCTGCACTTCATCATACTGATGCTCCAACCACATTATATGAGTTTATCGCAAGTGTTACGAGAGCTTTTGAAAATTTCTCGGTTGAAGACGCAAATAATGTTTTCATAACATTACAATCTTACATGAAGAAGATTCTTAGAATCAAGGGTGGGATTCACTACAAGATTCCTCGTATGCATAAATGGCGTTTAATTAGAGATGGACAACTCCCAAATGCACTTGAGTGTGATCCTCAAGTATTGAATGAGGCCAGGGAATTTATGAGGGAGTATGAAATTATGCATGAAAGTTCTTCAG atGACAAGGTTAAAAGAGATAAATGA